The Fortiea contorta PCC 7126 genome has a segment encoding these proteins:
- a CDS encoding Calvin cycle protein CP12 — MSTNLAAVQTAITAYQNGTQTLEQAILAAIAEARTTCDVNGNNSADCAAAWDIIEKLQSEKAHQQPAKIRKTFLEIYCEEHPGAVECLIYDV, encoded by the coding sequence ATGTCCACAAATTTAGCAGCAGTCCAAACCGCCATTACCGCCTACCAAAACGGCACACAAACCCTTGAGCAAGCAATTTTAGCAGCTATTGCAGAAGCCCGCACCACTTGCGACGTCAACGGTAACAATTCTGCTGATTGTGCTGCAGCTTGGGATATTATAGAAAAATTGCAATCCGAGAAAGCGCATCAACAGCCAGCGAAAATACGCAAAACCTTTTTAGAAATCTACTGCGAAGAACATCCAGGAGCAGTAGAGTGTTTAATCTACGACGTTTAG
- a CDS encoding DUF29 domain-containing protein, whose product MSNQVDLSSLHAQDYDLWLQSTISLLRERNFDNLDIDLLIAEIEEMGGSLKDALENNLIVVLAHLLKWKYQPDYRSGSWRASIKEHRRRIHKSLQKHPSLRKHYENIWEECYLPALDWAIAETGLSPDNFPQQCPFTAQQLIDSEFLPD is encoded by the coding sequence ATGAGTAACCAAGTTGATTTATCGTCTCTTCATGCACAAGATTATGACTTATGGTTACAATCAACAATTAGCCTGTTGCGAGAACGGAATTTTGATAATTTGGACATTGATTTGTTAATAGCAGAAATAGAGGAAATGGGTGGTAGTTTAAAAGATGCTTTGGAAAATAATTTAATTGTGGTGTTAGCTCATTTGCTCAAGTGGAAATATCAACCTGATTATCGTTCAGGAAGTTGGCGAGCCAGTATTAAAGAACATCGTCGCCGTATTCATAAATCTCTGCAAAAACACCCTAGTTTGAGAAAACATTATGAGAATATTTGGGAAGAATGTTATCTTCCTGCTTTAGATTGGGCGATTGCAGAAACTGGTTTATCACCTGATAATTTTCCGCAACAATGTCCATTTACTGCACAACAGCTAATAGATAGTGAATTTTTACCTGATTAA
- a CDS encoding TlyA family RNA methyltransferase: MPKQRLDTLLVELNLCASRALAQRLIQAGEVTVNQQVVDKPGTEIDISAQIQIKERSRFVSRGGEKLAKALEIFTISVTERICLDGGISTGGFTDCLLQAGAKQVYGIDVGYGQVDWRLRNDPRVILRERTNLRQLKPEELYSENDSVPDLAVVDVSFISLTKILPALWQLTQPPREAILLVKPQFEVGKSRVGKKGVVRDPNDHADAIFQVLQAAQALGWKYQGLTWSPITGPAGNIEYLLWLAMESETSPLDLAAILQLTKQVVQLLSKN, from the coding sequence TTGCCTAAACAACGACTGGATACGCTATTAGTAGAGTTAAATTTGTGTGCTTCTCGCGCTTTAGCACAGCGGTTAATTCAAGCGGGGGAAGTAACTGTGAATCAACAGGTGGTTGATAAGCCAGGGACAGAAATTGATATTTCTGCACAAATTCAGATTAAAGAGCGATCGCGCTTTGTTTCTCGTGGTGGTGAAAAACTTGCCAAAGCTTTAGAAATATTTACAATTTCGGTTACAGAACGTATTTGTCTTGATGGGGGAATTTCTACAGGTGGCTTTACTGATTGCTTGCTGCAAGCTGGTGCTAAACAAGTTTATGGTATCGATGTTGGTTATGGACAAGTTGACTGGCGGTTGCGAAATGATCCGCGAGTGATTTTGCGAGAACGGACTAATTTACGACAGTTAAAACCAGAGGAATTATATAGTGAAAACGACTCTGTTCCTGACTTGGCAGTGGTAGATGTATCTTTCATTTCTTTAACTAAGATTTTACCAGCTTTGTGGCAATTAACTCAACCACCGCGAGAAGCAATTTTATTAGTTAAGCCACAGTTTGAAGTGGGAAAATCGCGTGTGGGAAAAAAAGGTGTGGTACGCGACCCTAATGACCATGCAGATGCAATTTTCCAAGTTTTGCAAGCGGCTCAAGCATTAGGATGGAAATATCAAGGTTTAACTTGGTCGCCGATAACTGGCCCTGCGGGAAATATTGAATATCTCTTGTGGTTAGCAATGGAAAGTGAAACGTCACCATTAGATTTAGCAGCGATTTTGCAACTAACTAAACAGGTAGTTCAGTTGTTGTCGAAAAATTAA
- a CDS encoding DUF29 family protein: MEELLNLKDLLVKGDVQGALIIVEELTEMSRNDIIKTIRSYAVIMLLHLIKQQAENRTTRSWEVSIRNSVREIQRENKRRQFGDYYLTRAELWEVLEEAYLNAIDEASLEVEEGRYEPEELEKLVNSQDIINRGMALISPGESI, translated from the coding sequence ATGGAAGAATTATTAAATTTGAAAGACTTGCTTGTTAAAGGTGATGTTCAAGGAGCATTAATTATAGTTGAAGAATTAACAGAAATGAGCCGAAATGACATCATCAAAACGATTCGTAGCTATGCAGTGATTATGTTATTACATTTAATTAAACAACAAGCTGAAAATCGCACGACTCGCTCTTGGGAAGTCTCAATTCGGAATTCAGTTCGGGAAATTCAACGAGAAAATAAGCGGCGTCAATTTGGAGATTATTACCTGACGCGAGCAGAATTATGGGAAGTCTTGGAGGAAGCTTATTTAAACGCTATTGATGAAGCTTCTCTGGAAGTAGAAGAGGGTCGTTATGAACCAGAAGAATTAGAAAAGCTGGTTAATAGTCAAGATATCATCAATCGTGGTATGGCTTTAATTTCGCCAGGAGAATCGATTTAA
- the apcB gene encoding allophycocyanin subunit beta yields MRDAVTSLIKNYDVAGRYFDRNALDSLKSYFESGTARVQAAAAINANAAALVKQAGSQLFAELPELIRPGGNAYTTRRYAACLRDMDYYLRYATYALVAGNTNVLDERVLQGLRETYNSLGVPIGPTVRGVQIIKDLVKEKVAAAGVVNTAFVDEPFDHITRELSETDI; encoded by the coding sequence ATGCGCGATGCAGTCACAAGTTTAATTAAGAATTATGACGTAGCCGGTCGGTATTTTGACCGGAATGCGCTTGATAGCCTCAAGTCTTATTTTGAAAGTGGTACAGCTCGAGTGCAAGCAGCAGCAGCGATTAATGCTAATGCGGCTGCACTTGTCAAGCAGGCTGGTTCTCAGTTATTTGCAGAACTACCTGAGTTGATTCGCCCCGGTGGGAATGCTTATACTACCCGTCGTTATGCAGCTTGTCTGCGCGATATGGATTATTACTTGCGCTATGCTACTTATGCGCTGGTAGCTGGTAACACAAATGTTTTGGATGAGCGTGTGTTGCAAGGGTTGCGGGAAACTTACAATTCTTTAGGTGTACCCATTGGGCCGACAGTCCGTGGTGTTCAGATTATTAAGGATTTGGTTAAGGAAAAAGTTGCAGCCGCAGGTGTGGTTAACACTGCTTTTGTGGATGAACCTTTTGACCATATCACCCGCGAATTGAGCGAGACAGATATTTAG
- the glnA gene encoding type I glutamate--ammonia ligase — translation MTTPQEVLKLIQDQKIQMIDLKFIDTPGTWQHLTVFHNQIDESSFSDGVPFDGSSIRGWKGIEESDMTMVLDPNTAWIDPFMQEPTLSIICSIKEPRTGEWYNRCPRVIAQKAVEYLASTGLGDTAFFGPEAEFFIFDDVRYDQTANEGYYHVDSVEGRWNTGRKESPNLGYKTRFKEGYFPVPPTDSFQDIRTEMLLTMAACGVPIEKQHHEVATGGQCELGFRFGKLIEAADWLMTYKYVIKNVARKYGKTVTFMPKPIFGDNGSGMHCHQSIWKDGKPLFAGNEYAKLSKMALHYIGGILKHAPALLAITNPTTNSYKRLVPGYEAPVNLAYSQGNRSASVRIPLSGENPKAKRLEFRCPDATSNPYLAFAAMLCAGIDGIKNEIDPGEPLDRNIYELSPEELAKIPSTPGSLDLALSALEKDHAFLTQTGVFTEDFIQNWIDYKLANEVKQLQLRPHPYEFALYYDC, via the coding sequence ATGACAACCCCACAAGAAGTCTTGAAGTTGATTCAAGACCAAAAAATTCAGATGATTGATCTGAAATTCATCGATACACCAGGAACATGGCAACACCTCACCGTGTTCCACAACCAAATCGATGAAAGTTCATTCTCTGATGGTGTACCCTTCGACGGTTCTAGTATTCGGGGTTGGAAAGGCATCGAAGAATCAGACATGACAATGGTTCTCGATCCAAATACTGCCTGGATCGACCCATTCATGCAAGAGCCAACTCTAAGTATAATTTGTAGTATTAAGGAACCTCGCACGGGTGAATGGTATAACCGTTGCCCCCGCGTTATCGCCCAAAAAGCAGTAGAATATTTAGCCTCCACAGGACTTGGTGACACCGCCTTCTTTGGCCCTGAAGCTGAATTTTTCATTTTTGATGATGTCCGCTACGACCAAACAGCTAACGAAGGCTACTACCATGTAGACTCCGTAGAAGGCCGTTGGAACACAGGTAGAAAAGAAAGCCCCAACCTCGGTTACAAAACACGCTTCAAAGAAGGTTACTTCCCAGTTCCCCCTACGGATAGTTTTCAAGATATCCGCACAGAAATGCTACTCACAATGGCTGCTTGTGGCGTACCCATTGAAAAACAACACCATGAAGTTGCTACCGGTGGTCAGTGCGAACTAGGTTTCAGATTTGGTAAGTTAATTGAAGCGGCTGACTGGTTGATGACTTACAAGTATGTCATCAAAAACGTCGCTAGAAAATACGGCAAAACCGTTACCTTCATGCCAAAACCAATTTTTGGTGATAACGGTTCTGGGATGCACTGTCACCAATCCATTTGGAAAGATGGTAAGCCTTTATTTGCAGGTAATGAGTACGCTAAATTAAGCAAAATGGCGTTGCATTATATTGGCGGTATCCTCAAGCACGCCCCAGCTTTATTAGCAATCACTAACCCCACCACCAATTCTTACAAACGCCTCGTACCTGGTTATGAAGCACCTGTAAACTTGGCTTACTCCCAAGGTAATCGTTCCGCTTCCGTTCGGATTCCTCTATCTGGTGAGAACCCGAAAGCCAAGCGTTTAGAGTTCCGTTGTCCCGATGCTACTTCTAACCCATATTTAGCATTCGCCGCCATGCTTTGCGCTGGTATCGACGGAATTAAGAACGAAATAGACCCTGGTGAACCTCTAGATAGAAATATCTATGAACTCTCTCCAGAAGAATTAGCGAAGATTCCTTCAACTCCTGGTTCTTTGGATTTAGCTTTGTCAGCCTTAGAAAAGGATCACGCTTTCTTGACACAAACAGGTGTGTTCACCGAAGACTTTATCCAAAACTGGATTGACTACAAACTAGCTAACGAAGTGAAGCAGTTGCAGTTGCGTCCTCATCCTTACGAATTTGCTCTCTATTACGACTGTTAA
- a CDS encoding ferritin-like domain-containing protein, whose amino-acid sequence MSVTYPRKFQDALSARDILKQVVRDREIHLITLNRYRYSEQRSCKDLTDLIEQLDGQPPQLVRELSHHISDEARHAMWLTDLLVELGADVGKPPGSSYIDEFERLLDHEHQDPSTNLDDFVISVLAAINITEKRGCEYFSAHIHALKQAPQTEENIKIQETIARILPEEAGHVRWGNRWLAQLAAKSLEHQQKVAQAKSKYAAIEQAAFEAGMDITLGAELRRVANLVEVTNNMPLWQRPQYLMERLPQTLLAPDLQFTRIQAAQRAWRRDPQLFMEKFVPMFLNGVKGKDNTQKTTVSKDER is encoded by the coding sequence ATGTCGGTTACTTATCCCAGAAAGTTTCAGGATGCTTTGAGCGCAAGAGACATTCTCAAACAGGTAGTCCGCGATCGCGAAATTCATCTGATCACCCTAAACCGCTATCGTTATAGTGAGCAGCGTAGTTGCAAAGACCTCACCGACCTAATTGAACAATTAGATGGACAACCACCGCAACTAGTGCGAGAATTATCCCACCACATCTCGGATGAAGCACGTCATGCGATGTGGCTAACCGATTTGTTGGTAGAATTGGGCGCTGACGTCGGTAAGCCCCCCGGTTCATCATATATCGACGAATTTGAACGCCTACTTGATCATGAACACCAAGATCCGTCCACAAATCTTGATGACTTTGTGATTTCCGTTCTCGCTGCCATTAACATCACCGAAAAACGAGGCTGTGAGTATTTTTCAGCCCACATCCATGCACTTAAACAAGCACCACAAACAGAAGAAAATATTAAGATTCAAGAAACAATTGCGCGAATTTTACCAGAAGAAGCTGGACACGTACGCTGGGGAAACCGTTGGCTCGCACAGTTAGCCGCTAAAAGCCTAGAACACCAGCAAAAAGTAGCCCAAGCTAAAAGTAAGTACGCAGCCATTGAGCAAGCAGCCTTTGAAGCCGGGATGGATATCACCTTGGGAGCCGAATTACGCCGTGTTGCTAATTTGGTTGAAGTCACAAATAACATGCCTTTATGGCAGCGTCCCCAATATTTGATGGAACGTCTACCGCAAACTTTACTGGCACCTGATTTGCAGTTTACCAGAATTCAGGCTGCACAAAGAGCATGGCGGCGTGATCCACAATTATTTATGGAAAAGTTTGTACCGATGTTCCTGAACGGTGTTAAAGGTAAAGACAACACTCAAAAAACCACGGTGTCAAAAGATGAGAGATAG